Part of the Armatimonadota bacterium genome, CTCCAGGCGGAGGGCGGGTTCTTCGAGTGGGCCTGCTTCGTCAGCCAGCAGGCGGCGGAGAAGGCTGTCAGGGCCGGGAGGATGCCGGGGATGCGCTCCGTTGTGCAGAGTCGATCCTACGCTTCTGTGAAGGTCTTCTGGCTCAACAGCGGTGAGGCGCTGGCCCGGTTGCGGGCGGCGGCCGAAAAGTTGCTGGCCGAGCAGGGGGACGTCGCCGCCGTCTATCTCTTTGGATCCCTGTCCGAGGATCGGGCCGTACCGGGCAGCGACGCCGACCTCCTCATCCTCCTGGAGCGAAGCCAGCGGCGCTTACTGGATCGTGCAGAAGAGTTCTCCCGCTATTTCTCGGGAATCGGCATGCCGGTTGAGCTGTTCTGCTACACGCGCGAGGAGGCGGAGCGCATCCGGCTGGCCCGCGCGGCTATCGACCGCGGCATCCTGCTCGCGGGGCGCTGACTTCCCCGCAGAGACCGGCCTTGCTGCCGGGTCTGTGCGGGGTGACCGCAGTTCCTGACTAGAAACGCGTGACGCCGGCGTCGCTCCGGCGGCCCTCGCCACCGCCCCTCGCCGCGGAATCACCCACCGCATCCTCCTCCAGCAGCCGGACGAAGGCCTCCACCACTTGGGGATCGAACAGCCGCCCCGCCTCCCGCCGCAGGTAGGCCACCGCCTCCTCGCGCGACCAGGCGCGGCGGTAGGGCCGGTCGGAGGTCAGCGCATCCCAGACGTCGGCTACGGCGAAGATCCGCGCCGCCAGCGGGATCTCCTCCCCGCGCAGCCGCTGGGGGTACCCGCTGCCGTCCCAGCGCTCGTGGTGGCAGGAGGGGATGTCCAACGCCGGGCGCAGGTAGGGAATCGGCCAGAGGAGGTCGCGGGCGTAGTTGGGGTGCTGGTGCATGATCGCCCACTCCTCCGCGGTAAGGGGCCCGGGCTTGAGCAGGATGGTGTCGGAGATGGCCATCTTCCCGATGTCGTGCAGCAGCGCACCCCGGCGGATGTGGAGCAGGTCCTCCTCCCGGACGCCCATGGCCCGGGCCAGGCGCAGGGTCAGCGTCGTCACCCGCTGGGTGTGACCTTCCGTCTCCTGGTCCCGCAGGTCCAGGGCGCGGACCCACCCCTCCAGGGTGGCGTCGTAGGCTTCGATGAGGCTGGCGTTGGCCCGCTGCAGCTCCTCAAACAGGGAAGCGTTGTCGATAGCGATGGCAGCCTGCCCGGCCAGAGAGCTCAGGAACTCCATCCACTCGGGTTCTGACGGCAGGGCCGCGCGGGTGAACACCTCCAGCACGCCCTGCACCCGGCCCTTGGCAATGAGCGGCACGGCCACGTAGCCGGTGAAGTCCTCCTGCGGCAGCAGCGGGGAGCGGACGAACTCCTGGGGGGCCTCCCCCAGGTTAGGGACGACGATCGCCCGCCGTTCCGTGGCCGCCCGGCCGGCGTAGCCCTGCCCCAGGCGCAGGACGGTGTGCTGCAGCGCCCGTGTGCGGAAGCCCTGGCCGGCGGCAAACTCCAGCGCCTGCGTGTACGGGTTCAACAGCAGGATTCCGG contains:
- a CDS encoding nucleotidyltransferase domain-containing protein, which gives rise to LQAEGGFFEWACFVSQQAAEKAVRAGRMPGMRSVVQSRSYASVKVFWLNSGEALARLRAAAEKLLAEQGDVAAVYLFGSLSEDRAVPGSDADLLILLERSQRRLLDRAEEFSRYFSGIGMPVELFCYTREEAERIRLARAAIDRGILLAGR